Proteins encoded by one window of Tunturibacter psychrotolerans:
- a CDS encoding toll/interleukin-1 receptor domain-containing protein produces MPVVGQDLLTLPESTGHKLLYPFLADRLAAYLKVSTDGLPQGAELNEVACRYLSKGKPWQQIYAALKTVAAETESLPVPVPLLQLAAIRPLQLFVSTTFDSFLTRALNQTRFGGNQKTRGFTHSPNEVQDLPGDFAGFGEPVVYQLMGKISATPAYAVTQEDLIEFFHSLQSETRRPAQLFHELGSRSLLVLGTRLSGWLTSFLMRMSKHQRLSADDKTDYVADDTVSNDGDLVLFLERFSSATQIFREADPIAFINELHQRWTESHSDTGRGDSQQSSAFALPHDLEPGAVFLSYASGDWSAVEKLKAALEEAGVDVFFDKDQLQPGNEWEGKLRRSIHQCSLFVPVISQQTLTPDRRFFRVEWNLALEEAQMASFSSEEAFLLPVVIDGTAIDHPALPAKFRTIQATSLPGGQPTTDFVDRIKLLYRKRQLTRLGTA; encoded by the coding sequence GTGCCCGTGGTCGGCCAAGACCTGCTGACCTTACCGGAGTCGACGGGGCACAAGCTTCTCTATCCCTTCCTCGCTGACCGCCTCGCTGCCTACCTGAAGGTGAGTACCGATGGCCTTCCTCAAGGTGCCGAACTGAACGAGGTCGCCTGCCGTTATTTGAGTAAGGGAAAGCCCTGGCAACAGATTTACGCCGCACTGAAGACGGTTGCCGCGGAAACCGAATCCTTGCCGGTTCCGGTGCCACTGCTTCAACTCGCCGCTATTCGTCCGCTCCAGCTCTTCGTGTCTACTACGTTTGACTCTTTCCTGACCCGCGCGCTCAACCAGACACGTTTCGGAGGCAACCAGAAGACCCGGGGGTTTACGCACTCTCCAAACGAGGTGCAGGATCTTCCCGGAGACTTCGCGGGCTTTGGCGAGCCGGTGGTCTACCAACTGATGGGTAAAATCTCGGCCACCCCGGCCTACGCTGTAACCCAGGAAGATCTAATCGAGTTCTTCCACTCGCTTCAGTCGGAGACGCGGCGGCCTGCGCAGCTCTTCCATGAACTGGGCAGCCGCAGCCTTTTGGTGCTCGGGACCCGGTTATCCGGATGGCTGACCAGCTTCCTCATGCGCATGTCAAAACACCAGCGTCTTTCCGCCGATGACAAGACCGACTATGTTGCCGACGACACCGTCAGTAACGACGGAGATCTGGTTCTTTTTCTGGAACGCTTCAGCAGCGCGACACAGATCTTCCGCGAGGCCGACCCGATCGCCTTCATCAACGAGCTGCATCAGCGTTGGACGGAGAGTCATTCAGACACGGGACGGGGCGATAGCCAACAAAGTTCCGCCTTCGCCCTGCCGCACGATCTGGAGCCAGGTGCCGTCTTCCTGAGCTATGCCAGCGGAGACTGGTCAGCAGTGGAAAAGCTCAAGGCCGCGCTTGAGGAAGCGGGAGTGGACGTATTCTTTGACAAGGACCAGTTGCAGCCGGGCAATGAGTGGGAAGGCAAACTGCGCCGCAGCATCCATCAGTGCTCGCTTTTCGTCCCCGTAATATCGCAGCAGACTCTGACGCCTGACCGCCGTTTCTTCCGGGTCGAGTGGAATCTCGCCCTGGAGGAGGCTCAAATGGCGTCTTTCTCTAGCGAAGAAGCTTTTTTGCTCCCCGTGGTGATTGACGGTACAGCGATCGATCATCCGGCACTGCCTGCGAAATTTAGAACGATTCAGGCTACGTCATTGCCCGGTGGTCAGCCCACAACCGATTTTGTCGATCGCATCAAGCTGCTCTACCGCAAGCGCCAGCTTACACGGTTGGGGACTGCATGA
- a CDS encoding nSTAND1 domain-containing NTPase, whose amino-acid sequence MSVDQNTIPAMAAGTTVNADNPWPGLLAFRESDQGYFQGRQSETEELLRLVLRERLTVLFGLSGLGKSSLLQAGLFPELRQENIFPVYIRLDFSSKRPDLVAQILTAITREAAAHQIEAPPPTNGETLWEFFHRDANNFWNARNRPVMPLLVFDQFEEIFTLGCLDAQRSTATNALIEQLSDLAECRPPARLKAWLDEHPEEAKAFDFGRHYYEILLGIREDFLPDLETLRPRMPTVALHRMRLRRMNGEAALLAVNHAHHLIDPDVAEQVVRFVAADTREHPLAQLEIEPALLSVVCRELNNHRRKLAEPKITAGLLQGNQELVLADFYERSTADLPPEVRLFIEDHLLTVSGYRDNAALENALNIPGVTQPSIDALVERRLVRREDRGGSQRLELTHDLLVGVVRASRDGRRQREVAEKERFAMLQVQEEEKQTLLKAREEQRLELERVQAHERQERDRRDLRRLRIAIVGFVVLTLAAVLTATWAIIAQRQAKTARDDAIYSQKIAQQEKTVSEQALQSARDNAAKFAASLQVLSSVSNKDVQTAVDSQSASTLLPRVFIQIVNQDDRAYANQIRDRLIAGGVLVLGIQYVPVAAGLTKTDVRYYRRADEPEAQKIVDLLKSAGAAPIAPKYLPGYEDSTKVRQNHFEVWLANGSGSK is encoded by the coding sequence ATGAGCGTTGACCAGAATACGATACCGGCAATGGCCGCCGGCACGACCGTCAACGCGGACAACCCGTGGCCCGGACTTCTGGCCTTCCGCGAAAGCGACCAGGGCTATTTCCAGGGCCGGCAAAGTGAGACCGAAGAACTGTTGCGCCTCGTCCTGCGCGAGCGGCTCACCGTGCTCTTTGGCCTCTCTGGCCTGGGCAAGTCATCATTATTGCAGGCCGGCCTCTTTCCTGAATTGAGGCAGGAAAATATCTTTCCGGTTTACATTCGCCTCGACTTTTCTTCGAAGCGTCCCGATCTGGTCGCGCAAATCCTTACCGCGATCACCCGTGAAGCCGCTGCCCACCAGATTGAAGCGCCACCCCCCACGAACGGCGAGACACTCTGGGAGTTCTTTCACCGCGACGCGAACAACTTCTGGAATGCTCGCAACCGCCCCGTCATGCCACTTCTTGTATTCGATCAGTTCGAGGAGATATTCACCCTCGGTTGCCTCGACGCACAGCGCTCGACAGCAACCAACGCATTGATCGAACAACTGTCCGATCTCGCCGAGTGCCGTCCGCCGGCCCGATTGAAGGCATGGCTAGATGAGCATCCCGAAGAAGCGAAAGCCTTTGACTTCGGACGGCATTATTATGAGATCCTCCTGGGAATCCGCGAGGACTTCCTGCCCGATCTCGAAACCCTTCGCCCGCGCATGCCGACCGTCGCGCTCCATCGTATGAGGCTCCGGCGCATGAATGGTGAAGCGGCGTTGCTGGCAGTCAACCATGCACATCATTTGATCGACCCAGATGTGGCCGAGCAGGTGGTTCGCTTCGTTGCAGCCGACACGCGCGAGCACCCGCTCGCACAGCTCGAGATCGAACCCGCGCTGCTGAGCGTCGTATGCCGCGAGCTGAATAACCACCGCCGCAAGCTCGCGGAGCCTAAGATTACCGCTGGCCTGCTACAGGGAAATCAGGAGCTGGTGCTCGCCGATTTCTACGAGCGGAGCACAGCCGATTTACCCCCGGAGGTGAGGTTATTCATTGAAGATCACTTGCTTACGGTCTCCGGGTATCGCGATAACGCGGCGCTCGAAAATGCCTTAAACATCCCTGGAGTCACTCAGCCATCGATCGACGCTCTGGTAGAGCGTAGGCTGGTGCGTCGCGAAGATCGCGGGGGCTCGCAACGTCTGGAACTGACGCACGACTTGCTGGTAGGTGTCGTCCGCGCCAGCCGTGACGGCCGCCGCCAGCGCGAAGTCGCCGAAAAAGAGCGCTTCGCCATGCTCCAGGTCCAGGAGGAAGAGAAGCAGACCCTCCTCAAAGCAAGAGAGGAGCAACGTCTCGAACTCGAGCGGGTCCAGGCACATGAGAGGCAGGAGCGGGATCGGAGGGATCTGCGGCGTCTCCGCATCGCCATCGTAGGATTTGTCGTGCTGACTCTGGCTGCGGTATTGACCGCGACGTGGGCTATAATCGCACAGCGTCAGGCGAAGACCGCCAGGGATGACGCAATCTATTCCCAGAAAATTGCCCAGCAGGAGAAAACGGTATCGGAGCAAGCGCTGCAGAGCGCTCGGGATAACGCCGCCAAATTTGCGGCTTCCCTGCAGGTGCTGTCTAGTGTCAGCAATAAGGATGTCCAGACGGCCGTGGACTCGCAATCGGCGTCGACGCTTCTGCCGCGGGTGTTCATTCAGATCGTCAACCAGGACGATCGCGCTTATGCAAACCAGATAAGAGATCGTTTGATCGCGGGAGGCGTGCTTGTTTTGGGGATCCAGTATGTTCCTGTTGCGGCCGGGCTAACGAAGACCGACGTTCGCTATTACCGAAGAGCCGATGAGCCCGAGGCGCAGAAAATCGTTGACCTTCTGAAGAGCGCCGGAGCTGCACCTATTGCGCCAAAATATCTGCCGGGCTACGAGGACAGCACAAAGGTACGCCAAAATCACTTTGAGGTTTGGCTAGCGAACGGAAGCGGAAGCAAGTGA
- a CDS encoding patatin-like phospholipase family protein, with protein sequence MPIHPERWKSLLDRYQDDRPRRMLALDGGGIRGLITLGFLQRIEAMIREKTGQALCEYFDYIGGTSTGAIIAASLARGMTTADLVKFYTDFGRAMFDPSALLERFKYLHTADPLIRQLQQVFGATTRLYPDDLKCLLLVVTKNVTTDSAWPVSSNPDAKYNDPARNDNNLNMPLWKLVRASTAAPVYFPAEVMTWNPANPSKAVVFVDGGMTPYNNPAFLLYRMATEPAYRLNWTKGENNLLLISVGTGAAESLGATAAAPNKNIVSTVAGLPGALMYAMQVDQDIACRSVGRCTYGTPLDRELMDLVPRSLQDGLTLEESYAAPKIPLTKDLGRSFLYARYNADLSRSGLNALGFPDVDPDNIQKMDCPDNIPTLLKIGQAASGAVQAEHFGPFL encoded by the coding sequence ATGCCGATTCATCCCGAACGTTGGAAATCCCTGCTCGATCGATATCAGGACGATCGTCCGCGCCGCATGCTGGCTCTTGATGGAGGAGGCATTCGTGGGCTGATCACGCTTGGCTTTTTACAGCGAATTGAAGCGATGATCAGAGAGAAGACTGGACAAGCGCTCTGTGAGTACTTCGATTACATCGGTGGAACAAGCACCGGAGCGATTATCGCCGCCAGCCTGGCTCGCGGCATGACGACCGCTGACTTAGTCAAGTTCTATACGGACTTCGGGCGGGCAATGTTTGACCCTTCTGCTCTGCTCGAACGGTTCAAGTATCTGCACACCGCAGACCCGTTGATTCGACAGCTACAGCAGGTGTTTGGGGCTACAACGAGGCTTTATCCCGACGACTTGAAATGCCTTCTACTGGTAGTGACGAAGAATGTGACCACAGACTCGGCTTGGCCGGTGAGCAGTAACCCCGATGCGAAATACAACGATCCGGCGCGAAACGACAACAACCTTAACATGCCGCTGTGGAAGTTGGTTAGAGCCAGCACCGCTGCCCCGGTGTATTTTCCTGCAGAGGTCATGACGTGGAACCCGGCCAATCCATCAAAGGCAGTCGTGTTTGTCGATGGAGGAATGACGCCGTATAACAACCCGGCGTTTCTGCTTTATCGGATGGCAACCGAGCCTGCGTATAGGTTGAACTGGACGAAGGGAGAAAACAACCTGTTGTTGATCTCTGTCGGCACGGGTGCCGCGGAGTCTCTGGGTGCGACGGCCGCGGCACCGAATAAGAATATCGTGTCCACTGTCGCTGGGCTCCCGGGAGCGTTGATGTACGCGATGCAGGTGGACCAAGATATCGCGTGCCGCAGCGTGGGCCGGTGTACGTATGGTACGCCGCTGGACCGCGAACTCATGGATCTTGTGCCCAGAAGCCTGCAAGACGGACTGACCCTAGAAGAGTCCTATGCCGCTCCGAAGATACCGCTAACGAAGGATCTCGGCCGGAGCTTTCTATATGCGCGGTACAACGCGGACCTGAGCCGTTCAGGGCTGAACGCGCTTGGATTCCCGGATGTCGATCCTGACAATATTCAAAAGATGGATTGTCCCGACAATATTCCGACGTTGCTCAAGATCGGCCAGGCCGCTTCGGGCGCGGTGCAGGCGGAGCATTTTGGACCGTTCCTTTAG
- a CDS encoding TRAFs-binding domain-containing protein: MEQVKTCYVAIPFGRKTSLSSQIMTDFDQIYAEVLRPAALDAGYEVIRANELSGVGMIHKAVLERIIASEVFLADVTTADPNVMYELGLRHALRSGTTLLVMESGSQLPFDITYARALIYRTDDAGRVTGYHAEQFRRDLSSAIRQGIGRRGSDSPIYEFFPQLHVDLPEELSSVQRKRGIYPAKARRPVGSRSRTSDASLEIKQAEEVVRNTEDVDPAAVIDILRRYRENSAWDDLIRFADELPVSMREMPQVQQMMALALNRRGGDSDQARAIHLMTQLIERTGGDSETYGILGSIYKGRYESSGNPDDLASAVTSYRSGFEKQPSDFYLGINLVSLLAIHGGEEARALLGTFVPLVRRALVSPLQDERADFWTLAAALELATISRNWAEAFALVERMISQHTTEWMFASTAIQLAQYGRSMTEDDRSQLQRLMKLIKWQSAVEERNA; encoded by the coding sequence GTGGAACAAGTAAAAACGTGTTACGTCGCGATTCCGTTCGGCCGCAAGACCAGCCTGAGTTCTCAAATCATGACCGACTTTGATCAGATCTATGCAGAAGTATTACGCCCTGCAGCACTCGATGCCGGATATGAAGTGATACGCGCAAATGAGTTGAGTGGCGTCGGCATGATCCACAAAGCTGTTCTGGAGCGGATAATCGCGAGCGAAGTCTTTCTAGCCGACGTGACGACAGCCGATCCGAACGTGATGTACGAACTAGGACTCCGTCATGCGTTGCGGAGTGGAACCACGTTGCTTGTTATGGAGAGCGGCTCGCAACTGCCATTCGATATCACTTACGCTAGAGCCCTGATCTACCGCACAGACGACGCGGGACGAGTCACTGGATATCACGCCGAGCAGTTTAGGCGAGATTTGTCATCCGCCATTCGCCAAGGCATCGGGCGCCGCGGCAGTGACAGCCCAATCTACGAGTTTTTTCCCCAGCTTCATGTTGACTTGCCTGAGGAACTAAGTAGCGTTCAGCGGAAGAGGGGAATTTATCCTGCTAAGGCACGGAGACCAGTGGGATCCCGCTCACGTACTTCAGATGCAAGTCTAGAAATCAAGCAAGCTGAAGAAGTAGTCAGGAATACCGAAGACGTCGACCCCGCAGCGGTTATAGACATTCTGAGACGCTATCGTGAGAACTCGGCGTGGGATGACCTAATTCGATTTGCTGATGAACTCCCAGTAAGCATGCGGGAAATGCCACAAGTGCAGCAGATGATGGCACTCGCGCTCAACAGGCGTGGAGGAGACTCAGATCAAGCAAGAGCCATCCATTTGATGACTCAACTTATCGAACGGACAGGTGGAGACAGCGAGACTTATGGAATTCTTGGCAGCATCTACAAGGGCCGGTATGAGAGTAGTGGAAATCCTGATGACCTAGCCTCGGCGGTGACTTCTTATCGCTCCGGGTTTGAAAAGCAACCATCTGATTTTTACCTGGGCATCAATCTGGTGAGTTTGCTAGCCATTCATGGGGGTGAGGAGGCAAGAGCTTTACTCGGCACCTTCGTGCCTCTCGTGCGGCGTGCGCTAGTTTCTCCACTCCAAGACGAACGTGCGGACTTTTGGACATTGGCGGCGGCACTTGAACTTGCGACCATATCCCGGAACTGGGCCGAAGCTTTTGCGCTCGTTGAACGAATGATATCGCAACATACGACTGAATGGATGTTCGCCTCCACCGCAATCCAGTTGGCGCAGTACGGTCGTTCCATGACAGAGGACGATCGTTCCCAGCTGCAAAGGCTGATGAAACTGATCAAGTGGCAGTCGGCAGTGGAGGAACGCAATGCATGA